From Solanum stenotomum isolate F172 chromosome 2, ASM1918654v1, whole genome shotgun sequence:
tacataccTTAACTTTGTGTATTACTTAATTTGGTACACTTTTTTagcctatgtataactaatacatgaaaaTTCATGGTATTAATAATGCAAAGAGTATTAAAACATGCATTAACATGAATAAATACATATTTGTCTATCAAAATCTTTTCAACTGTATaaacaaatattctttttagaaattatttaatacatattatttttatacaccaAATCAACACTGCATAAGAAATAATACAAGAAAAACTAATATCAATCTTACTAATACACCATAATATTCAGCACTATTCTTACACACCAtaccaaatataaataaacCCTAGCATGGTTGTTACATGTATTAATACTAGTTATACATAGGCTGAAGATCATATCATATCAAGTACAaaggataaaataatatcatgactaatacatatattatttgttcTAATACATCCTACCAAACGACCAGCCAAAACGTCCGAATAATGAAAATAACGGCACATGCAAATAAATAATTCAGTgtgtataaataaaatagagaaagagAAAAGTTGTTATACCATCTTGGGTAGAAGTGAAGTTCACGTAAGCGTAACCAAGGGACGCTCGCCGTTGATCTCTGCAAACCCTAACAGACAACACTGGTGCAACCTGATTAAAAACTTCATACAATTGTCCTTCATCTACCGTCGTATCCAGATCCCCGACGTACAGCGAATATTGACCAACACCAACACCACCCATTCCTCCCACTACATGCGGAGACGGCGGTGGCGTTACTCCAACAGCCGCCTGAATTTGTACTGTAGCCGGTAATTGAGGAACCGCCGCCATATAAATACTGATTATTATCTCCGATCGAACAAGCAgatgaatgtgcctaaaataaatatagaaaaattgaattgagaattgagtgaaataaaaaaaaaaaaaaaaaaagagaagagaagatcGCCGCTAAGCGCAAACGATGAGTGAAAAATATTGGGAGCAAGGATTATATATGAAAGAAATTGTGGGCCCCAATAATGAACCGGCACTTAAAGGCAGCGTTTGAGGTGGGGCCGCACGTGCgcatactaaaaataaaaaaatcaatataaaaattgaaggaAATAAAATTACCTGATTAATAATATATGCACAACTGCAAGATCAAACAATAAAGTTACAATGCACAACTGCAAGATCAAACATTAATAAAGTTACAATGGTTTACAAAGAAGAGGTAGGAGGCTTTATGTAATAACTAAAATAACTCTTGTATCTCTctatactaaaaatatgtaataagtcaccctatttataatattaaaaaaccaaattaaactaaaattaggaATTTCTCTAATTAATAAATCCTAATTCAACACAATTAAcaaaataccataaataaccAATTCTAAATTATTAAGAATTCCTATAATTAAATTACCATTTATAATAAATCCTAAACTAGTAAGGAATTCtatttctttgatttatttccTACAAAATTAATAGTTTTCTAGCTATATTATACTCTATCGTTTGAGTAATATTTGATTTTCAAGAAATAGTTATATTCAATAGAAATAGCttgataaattataaattatatttattggAGTAATTACTTAACGAATTGTGATTTTTGTTAAATAGATCCTTTTTTTGTAAAGGACGagcaaacttttttttttgtatttaaatcttatgattttataataaaaatatgtagaaggtattaaaattatcttttatttcgTGATATTGAAATATCGTCCAAGAGTTGCAAAAGAAAAGAAGTGAAAGATGTACTttcttaaacaatttttttaataaaaaaaaatgtcaaagaaattaagagaaaacaattcgaaagaaaaaaatatgcacACAGATCTATTTTTCCCTCGACTCAAAACAATTCGAAGGAAAACTAACAGAAGCAAAAAAATACTCTTTCCGTTTCATAATAGTTATTCATTATGCTATTTTGAGATGCTTAacaaaatttattcattttataaaagcaaagaTAATCTCACATTTAGTTCATAATTTATCCTTATTATtacttataattattttctataatattttaaaagacattatatttattatatttaaagaatgatagtactccctccgtttcaaaaagagtaatctggtttgacttgacacgtagttttagaaaataaagaagatttttaaatcttgtgatcttaaattaaagttatgtcatatgtactaaattacccttcaaTCTTGTAGCTTTAAACATGCCACatgaaaaactgaaattaaaatgttaccaaaaaaggaaagagatcatttctttttaagaagatcattcttttttaaacggatgGAGTAGTAAAATTCttcttctatttataattttttaaaaatatataaaattaataatgaacAAGTATGATTGGgaagtataataaaatattattatttttttgtcaaagcATGGGCTACTGATGGATGGAAATAGAATTTCGAGCATATTGGGATTATATGCACCGTTTTTGGTAGCTCCTTAAATTTTGTGCTAATAATATGCACACTGTTTGACTTTTCGATAGTTCTTTAAAATTTGtgctaataattataaatttataagtaCTATATtcgtccatttttaattgtcatactttttttttagagttaaattataaaaactttgattataatatattttttatcatattgatatacaatttttttttaatctataacactttttgtatagtttttgaatatctaaaccttttgtttaaaatattgaattaatgtaatctaatttaactttgaaaattagttaaattaactttcgaaaagtgcaacatgacaaataaaagtggacgaaTGGAGTACCATTTGACATTTTGACTTTTTGGTagcaatttaaattttgtgctaACAATTATTCCTTTCGTTAATAGAcgacattttattaaaaatattgtttcatattatttgatcatttattaaatcaagatagaattaattagttttttttcatTCTACTCTTACTATTAATATGACCTTTGTaagtttaaacaaattttaaagatccaaatatttatttttcaagagGTCAATTAATATAAACAACGGACAATGTAATAAAATTGATCGATCTATCAACAATTTCTTAATCACGTGTAAAATGgtaagtgaaatatatttttaaaaattatgatcaaacacatattacaaacAATCCATCTTCACTTAAAacttctcttttttaaaaaaaataaaaagcatcCATTGCTAAGCAGTAGTACTAATAATTTGCGTTGGTAATAAGAAAAAGTAAGGCATTGGTTTGAACCTTATAGGAGAAGGGGAAAGATTCACTAACGTGGATAGGACTATACCCGTTAGCCTTGTTTAATTGATACATATGACATATCACATGGACTTGCACTGGTGGgagtgcttcacccttaaccagaggtctcggaTTTGAGCCCTGGGTATGGAAAAAATCTTGTTAGGAGTGTCACCCCCGAATGATCCCTGTAATGCGCGATCCTAATTTAGTCGaagctccaatgtgggctctGAATACCAGGTTGAAAACCAAAAGAAACATGCACTTTACTATCGATCAACAATCATAGGAATATAAGCGTTAGAAATAGTCAGATAGGCTTAAAGTTATTGACAAAACTCTCAACATAGTATTATCAACATGCAACTAATAACggagaaaaataattaagctatttgtatttaaaaaatggacaaagatcaaacttgataagtttttgaatacttaaaggactaaactcagtaagtttatagttaagggactaaaatCGATATGTGTATAGTTAAGAGACCAAAATTGACAAGTTTTTGAATAGTTGAAGGACTAAATCCGTTAAGTATATAGTTCAGGGACCATTTTAGACATACTCCTATAGCTGAGGGATTATTCATGTCATTTTCTCGGTTTGATAACAATCAGATTGTTACAATATCATGGCCCTAGAACTTTCTCTCATAAAAAATTcgcaaagagaaaaaaaacactATGGCTTGCCATTACATTTGATGTTAATTATAGTAATGTAGGATaatagaacaaaatatttttgttaccCACTGAATAGTAAAGTAAAAATTCAAAGTAGACGATCAATTTGACAAGTCACTGTGGAATCTATAATTGGACTAACCTCTTATATTACTCGTACGATTGTGTaaactttcttcctttttttaaaaaaaaaaatcagcgTATCGTAAATATTAATCTTTCCAGcgaattatatatcaaaatacTCAAAACGTCTCTATTTATTTTTGAGTATGCAATAATAGCAAATATttttgtgaggaagaagaatCCCCAGCGAAAATTGCTCTATCAACTGTCAAATCCGGTGTGAAGACAAAATTTGAATGTAATTTACTAAAATCTCTACTCCGTTTTTCTTATTGAGTgaattttcttcaaattgattttgcttggtttaatttgttatgatttttgaataatGTATCATTTAgtttaaaagtaataattttatgttaaacgtatgattttttttttatataggttTTAAAACTCGTAGATATAAATCAtcatgttttatgttttttttttttttttgaagtgggatatatttttaaaaactatggTCAAATACTTATTGAAACATCAATCCAAACTTCACCTAAtattagaaggaaaaagaaaaccGTTGCTAAGTAGTAATAGTACTAGTAATTACATCTCTAgctttcctatttttttttatcggaTGTCCCCGAAGGGACTCTAGTTTTCCTATTTagaatgtattttatttatattaaatatatataaatatataaaccaTAAGTTGTCCAAATTTGATAGTAAAACGGATATAAAAACTGCAATTTTCGGCCTAATCCTACACAATTTAGAAATTGTAGGGTAAGTAATCCAAATTCTTTTCGAACTAGTTTTTGACATCTATATATACCCTCACAATTTATTAACTAAACATCATACATCATACATCTTTCTATTGATATTGATAATTGATCATGGCTGGTGGGAACTTTATGGTTGCTGATGAAGGGGGTTGTGAGTACCCAGGGAAGTTGACACGTTACGTGGCCCTTACTTGTATTATGGCTGCAATGGGAGGTTTGATCTTTGGTTACGACATTGGAATTTCAGGAGGAGTTACTTCTATGGATCCTTTTCTCAAACTCTTCTTCCCTTCTGTTTATCGTAAAGAGGCTCTCGACACCTCCACCAATCAGTATTGCAAGTTTGACAGCCAGTTGCTCACCCTTTTCACCTCTTCTCTCTATGTCGCTGCTCTCATCGCCTCCTTTGTTGCTTCTTTCGTTAGTAAGAAACACGGCAGAAAAGTGACCATGTTCCTTGGAGGTCTCTTCTTCTTGTTTGGTGCCGTTCTCAATGCTGCTGCAGTCCATATTAGCATGCTCATCTTGGGTCGTATCCTTCTTGGGGTTGGAGTCGGATTTGCTAATCAGTCAGTACCTATTTATTTGTCTGAGATTGCTCCCTACAAGTACAGGGGTACATTCAATGTTCTGTTCCAATTGGCCATTACCGTCGGGATCTTGATAGCTAATATCGTCAATTTCCTTACTAACAAGATCTCTGCCGGTTGGGGATGGAGGGTCAGCTTAGGTGGTGCAGCCGTGCCAGCATTAGTCATTTTGATTTCGTCCTTGTTTCTCGATGATACTCCCAGTTCCCTGATCCAAAGGGGAAAATCAGAGGAGGCAGAGCAACTACTGAAAAAGATCAGGGGAGTTGACAACGTTGATGCTGAACTGAAGGACCTTGTGGAAGCGAGTGAAGCATCCAAGAAAGTACAACACCCATGGAAAGTCCTTCTCAGAGTCAGAAAGTACAAACCCCAGTTGATTTTATCAACTCTGATTCCGACATTCCAGCAACTAACAGGGATTAACGTGGTCATGTTCTATGCTCCCGTGCTTTTTCAAACGCTAGGCTTTAAGGCCAACGCCTCCCTCATGTCCGCTGTCATCACCGGGGCTGTCAATGTGGGTGCAACTTTTATTTCAGTGTATTGTACAGACAGGTATGGAAGGAAGGTGCTTCTCCTTACGGGTGGCGTCCTAATGTGTGTATTCCAAGCATTAGTTGCAGGTCTTATTGGGTGGAAATTCGGAACTACAGGGGTGGTCGCCACTGTTTTGCCTCAGAGCTACGCAATATTAGTGGTTCTGTGCATCTGCGTGTTCGTGGCTGCCTTTGCATTCTCATGGGGTCCATTGGGATGGTTAATTCCAAGTGAGATTTCTCCATTGGAAGTTCGATCTGCAGCACAAAGCGTCACTGTCTCCATGAACATGTTATTTACGTTTGCGGTGGCACAAGTTTTCTTAAAGGTGTTGTGCTGGATGAAGTTTGGGTTGTTCATCTTCTTTGCTGCCTTTGTGTTTATAATGACTCTCTTTGTCTACTTTTACGTGCCGGAAACGAAGAATATACCGATTGAAGAGATGTCCCGAGTGTGGGGAGAGCATTGGTACTGGAAGAATTACATGGATGAACAATCACCTGCAGAGGAAGTCGTCTAGAGTACTACTGATTAGGATTACCACATAGTTTATTGTTTTAGTATAGTCATTTTTTAATCTATAGTACAATattctttctgttttttttttcatgttgtgGAATTTCTTAGAATTTGTTAATTTTACATACTATTGatctttcattttttatatatgtgcAAGATATTCGAGTTTTTAATTCCCAATTAACTAAGAACAAAAGTTTATTTTATACGTCGTTAGATAGGTAAAGGAAGATTTTTGTTCTAAACACTTGTTCTAATTTTTATTCCAGACAACGAAAATTGTCTAAACAGAGAGAAAATTGCACCTGTTATCACACACATGTTAATCTTCAACAGTTGAATATAAATTTTCAAGGACTTAGCCTCATTTCAAGCAACAATTCTTTTACTGGAGCAAGAAGCCTGAATTATGAACTCTAAAAGTATAAACACTAATCGAGACAAAATCAGTAACATACACAACAACAAGATAaccatttaatatttttcaacgtGGTGCTGTTTTTGGAAATATTTGAGAGACATTATCAAAAGGTGATTCTCGAACAGAAGAGCAACGTTCTTAAATGATACTTGTTGTGTGGCTTTGttgaataacgaatatagaatCCTTTAGCTATTGAAGGAGTTTGACCCAGTCattaggtgtaaaatgaaaattgacGTGGAACAATAGCAAATTTGGAAAGGATAGTTCACAAATTGGACCTCAAAGTGGAATGATTTCTTCGAGGGAACTTTGAGgtacttttttatatgtctcaaTGATATATAGTATACAGGCGCGGACCCACATGGGTTTcaggggttcacccgaacctcctcagcaaaaaattatattgtatatataaggtaaattttgtgtatttatgttgatatatatatattttgaaccccctcaatgACAAATAGAAACTGATATCCTAGCGGTAGAGTCCCTTGAAATTAATCTTCACGTTAAGGGTTTGAATCCCTTTGTtagcattttttttctttcttagtttcaatttttttttttattattttagtttcagttcCGTTTTtcacgttttttttttaaaaaaaaacatgctaaaagtgtggttttaaatccaaaaaaattcaagggtCCGCTACTAAAACTTTATACTActactttcttgaaattttgttttgttaccttatttacacgtttatatttttattttttcgaacCCCCTGAACGAAGATCTTGGGTCCGCCACTAATCATATACcatatgatatcatgtcaacatGTATCTTCACTAAATTTGTTGAAATACTAAcattttattatactttttgttAAATTTAGTAAGTTGTATATCTAATGTTAGTAAAGT
This genomic window contains:
- the LOC125855424 gene encoding sugar carrier protein C-like; the protein is MAGGNFMVADEGGCEYPGKLTRYVALTCIMAAMGGLIFGYDIGISGGVTSMDPFLKLFFPSVYRKEALDTSTNQYCKFDSQLLTLFTSSLYVAALIASFVASFVSKKHGRKVTMFLGGLFFLFGAVLNAAAVHISMLILGRILLGVGVGFANQSVPIYLSEIAPYKYRGTFNVLFQLAITVGILIANIVNFLTNKISAGWGWRVSLGGAAVPALVILISSLFLDDTPSSLIQRGKSEEAEQLLKKIRGVDNVDAELKDLVEASEASKKVQHPWKVLLRVRKYKPQLILSTLIPTFQQLTGINVVMFYAPVLFQTLGFKANASLMSAVITGAVNVGATFISVYCTDRYGRKVLLLTGGVLMCVFQALVAGLIGWKFGTTGVVATVLPQSYAILVVLCICVFVAAFAFSWGPLGWLIPSEISPLEVRSAAQSVTVSMNMLFTFAVAQVFLKVLCWMKFGLFIFFAAFVFIMTLFVYFYVPETKNIPIEEMSRVWGEHWYWKNYMDEQSPAEEVV